From the genome of bacterium:
GTTTCTGATCAATACGCGGGGGGCGGCGCCCGTCGCCGCCGAGGCGGGCGCGGAGGTGCACGGCTTGATCTGGGAGATCACCGAGGCGCATGTGCACGCACTCGATGGCTTCGAGGGGGTGGCCAAGGGTAGGTACTACCGGGATTTCCTGAAAGTGCGGTCCGGGGAGGGCGAGATGCTCCGCCCGCTGATCTATATCGATCCGATCACGGAGCGCGGCGTTCCGAAGGAGAAGTACGAGAAGTACATGAAGTACATGGAAAAAGTATACGGGGCCGCCGAGGCCGCCGGCTTCCCCCCCGCCTATCTCGATGAGCTTCGCGCGTGGTTTCCCGGCCGGGAATGAGGGCGCGGCTTTTCCGCCCGGCTTGGTTTCCCGCATGCCGGCGGGGGATTCAAAAATGAGGGTCAGGGCGTTTTTTTCCGCCGCTTGCCCGGCATGGCGGGGTCCGAGGGCCGCCGATCGTGCAGATGGGGCGCGTCCGGCACCCCGAGCCGCTCGCCCACGCGCGCATCGAGGCGCTCCTCGCGCGCCCTGATCCGCTTTTCGATCTCGGCCTCGAAGCCCCTTCCGGCCGGGCGGTAGAAACGGTGGCCGCGCAGCCCTTCGGGAAGTCCCTCCATCTCCACCACCGTGTCCTCGAATTCGTGCGCATGCTGGTAGCCCTTGCCGTAGCCGAGATCCTTCATGAGGCGGGTCGGGGCGTTCCGCAGATGGAGGGGGACGGGCTCGGCCGGGTGCTCATCAATGGCGCGCGCGACGGCCTGATAGGCCCGGTAGACGGCATCGCTCTTGGGCGCTGCCGCCAGATAGACCACCGCCTCCGCGAGGGCCAGCTTCCCCTCCGGCAGCCCGATGAAGTGAAACGCCTGCTGGGC
Proteins encoded in this window:
- a CDS encoding gamma-glutamylcyclotransferase codes for the protein FLINTRGAAPVAAEAGAEVHGLIWEITEAHVHALDGFEGVAKGRYYRDFLKVRSGEGEMLRPLIYIDPITERGVPKEKYEKYMKYMEKVYGAAEAAGFPPAYLDELRAWFPGRE